Part of the Streptococcaceae bacterium ESL0687 genome is shown below.
CACCAGAAAACATTGGTGCCCTGTGAAGATTATCATTAATAATCTTGTGGCTTTCTTCACTTGTATAAGTCAACCAACAAGGAATTTGGTCCTTGTCATAGTCAGCATCTCGAGATAGGTAGCTAAAGTGATTAGGCTCCTCATCTCCTGGTTGAATTTCAGTTTTGCCGTAGTCAATACTTTGAGCCTTAACACGAGGCGGAGTACCTGTTTTAAAACGGGCAATCTCAAAACCAAGATCACGAAGATTGTCAGCCAGGGTAATTGATGCTAGGGAATTATTTGGCCCTGATGAATATTTCAAATCTCCTAAGATGATTTCTCCGCGGAGGGCTGTTCCTGTTGTTATAACAACTGATTTTGCTCCGTATTTAGTTCCGGTAGATGTTCTAACTCCTACAACTTTTTCGTCTTCAACAAGGAGTTCATCAACAATGGCCTGACGAAGAGTCAAGTTTTCCTGAGCTTCAACAGTCCTCTTCATTTCCTGTGAATAAAGTTCCTTATCAGCCTGGGCACGAAGGGCACGGACGGCTGGACCCTTACCGGTATTTAACATTTTCATCTGAATGTAGGTCTTATCAATGTTGCGACCCATTTCACCACCTAGGGCGTCAATTTCACGAACGACAACCCCTTTGGCAGACCCACCAATCGACGGGTTACATGGCATAAAGGCCAGCATATTTAAGTTAATAGTTAGTAACAGGGTTTTTGATCCCATGCGGGCTGAAGCAAGAGATGCTTCCACTCCAGCATGACCTGCACCAACGACAATTACGTCAAATTCTTCTTGAAAGTTCACATTATCTCCTATACATATATACATACAAAAAAGCCAAAGCAAGAGCAGGTACGCCAAAAAAAGCATACATGACTCAGTACTTTGACTACTGGTTTTCATTTTAAAAATATTTTATCTTAAATTTAATAGTTGGTCAAGCCGGGCGTTTCTATTTTTTAACCTGAAAGAAGGAATCATCCTTCTTTAGGTAGTGCTTGCCGACTGTTAAATCATACTGAATCATTTTAAAGTCACTTACAATTTTTTCCTGATCAGCAGTCAATTCGCCTTTTGCTCCAAGCATCTGCTGGTTGGGCACTTGATCAAAATGATCTGTCTGAAGGGCATACCAGGGGCTAACCTTTGTATCTAGAAGCTCTAGTAATTCAGGAATAAAATCACTGGTCCTAACAATTGGCTTACCATTTTCGAAACCTTTTCTATTATTCCAGATGAAGTAATCGGTCTGATATTTCAAATTCTGATTTTTTTCAAAGGCTGACTGAGGGTAGATTCCTGGAAGATGATCCCCGTAAAAGACAACTGAAATATCTTTCGGGGCATCGACAAGTTGGCTTAAAAACTCTTCAGTATCCGTATCAGTCTGAGCTATTGAGTTTACATAGTTAGATAAGGTCTTGTTAACATCTTTTCCAGCTTTTGCAAGTTCTGCCGTTATATGTCCATCTACATCAACCCACGGCGAATGATTTTGAATGGTTATGAGTGAAAAGAACTGAGGATCAGTCGTCAGGTTATCTATGACCTGATTATAGCTGCTGGCGTCACTTGGATGAACCCCGTAATTTTCAACATCAAGTGCTAACATGTTCGAGTTAGCTAGGGTTATGAATTCATTATATCCCATTTGATTATAGACATTTCTTCTATTGTAGTTCTCAGCATTTTCCAAATGAATGGCTATCTTTTCCTTGAAAAAATCACTGAGGGTTGGAATAAAGCGCATGGCTGGCACAATTTCATTGTTTACAACCGTTATGGTTGGACTAAAATAATCCAGATTTAGACCAGTTAGCCCTTCAAATTCCATATTAGCTGTCCCCCCACCATAACCATGGGAAATCATGAGGCCTGAAGCCGTACCAGCCTTAATTTTGTCAATTTCAGGCAAAGGATTTTGGGATAACTTAACCTGAGGAATCCTATTGGGATTGGCTAAAGATTCTGAGAGGACGAAGATTACGGTCTTGTCGCCAATATTTTCCTTGCGACTTTGATTTAATTCCTCTGCTCGCTTAATATATCTGTCTCTTATCTCCATCACAGCCTTTTGACTATAACCTTCAGGCTCATCCATGGGATCAGTAAATAGCTGCCTATACCACACAAAAGATAGGGATTTCATATTAGCTGTAGGCGTGTTACCTAGCCAGAGAATATTCCCGTCCTGCCACTTTGAAAAATCAGACAGAACGGCAACCTTCAGATGAGGATTCTTTCTAGTATTGTCACCTATAAGCCACAGGCAAAAAATTGATGCTGCAAGCAGAACAATTCGCTTCCTTTTTCTTTGAAAGACCCTTCCCCTGAGAAACTTAGTTTGGAGGAAAATAGTAAGACCGACTACAAGTAACAGGACGATAAACATTCCAATAATCCTACCGCCATTGATAAAACTAATAAGTGATTTAAAATTTTTAAGCCAGGTAAAATCGGTCAAATAAACAGGTTCACCCCTGAGGCCAAATTTTTCAATATTTGAAAAAACCAAAAGACCTGTCAGCATTATAATTAATGAACTTGCGTAAATATACCGATTTACTAATAAATAAATCAGATAGTAAATCAGAAAAAGCGTTAAAATTTGAAATAGACTGGCTCCATCTAAAACAGAATAACCAACAATTTTAGTGTAGTTAGCAAGACTCAGCTGAATCAAGTAATTGGCATTAATAGCCAAAAAGATAGAACTTGCAAATGCAAGCTGCCAGTTTACATGATTCCTAGAAAATCCATTGATTCCTTTAACAAAAGAGCTTGCTACAACAACTACCACAAGAAAGAGGAAAATCTCCCTCAAAGTCAGATTAAGAAAGTCTAACAAAGTAAAGCGATCAACTGCAATCAGGTCAATATTATTAAGGGGGTTGAGGTAATAAAATTTAGCCTTTAACAATGAAAAAATCTCAGGACTCAAATAAATAAACAGTGAGAAAAGAGCTGTTAATACCTGTTCTTCTTTAAGGTCAAAAAAGCCAGAAAACCAACTATCATAAAGGGATGTTTTAAATCTTTTCATCCTGCTAAAAACAAAGAAAAGAAAGATTAAAAACCCTACATAAGCCACTATATTCCAGTCAACAAAGATTTTAAAGACAAGCTGTCCATCTAGCTTAAAATCCTTATCATTTACATTTTTTGTTAAAACAATCAGAAAATGAAAGATTCGACTGAGTAGATAAAGTCCTCCTGCCTTAAGAAGGGTTGACCAATTTGTTTTCTTCCCCAAAACAACAAGTAAACTGAATAAAATTGTCAAAAGAGGCACTAAAAAGCAAATTACCCCAACAATAGACTTGAAAAAAATATTTATCTTAACATTATCAACAGATTCAAATAACCATCCATTGATCAGGGCATATAAACCCAGGCCCAAGGATGCAAATAGGAGCCCAACTCCTCTTTTCTTCCACAAAAACTCTCCCAATAGCTCCTACCTCCGCTTTCCTTTTACTGGTACTGCATGACCTTACAGTCCTTGTAGGCGCGGTCAATCATGGCACCTCCCAGACATTCAGGACCATCATAGAATACTACGGCCTGACCTGGTGTGATAGCGCGAACTGGTTCCTTGAATAGGACTTCTGCCTTGTCGCCGTCGATCTTAACAGTTACCGGCACATCAGGTTGACGGTAGCGGAACTTGGCTGTACAGTCAAATTCGAATTTTTCAGGCATGTCACGGGTGAAGCTAACTTCACTTGCTTCAAGACTTGTTGAGTAAAGATGCTCGTGGTGGAAGCCTTGCCCCACATAAAGAGTATTTGTTGTTAGATCTTTTCCGACTACAAACCAAGGCTCATTGTCGCCTCCCTGTTGACCACCAATTCCAAGACCTCCACGTTGGCCGATTGTGTAGTACATAAGACCAGCATGAGGCCCCATATCGCGCCCGTCAAGAGTCATCATGCGGCCAGCTTTAGCTGGAAGGTACTTACTGAGGAACTCCTTGAAGTTTTTTTCTCCAATGAAGCAGACTCCTGTTGAGTCCTTTTTCTTGGCTGTGGCAAGACCAGCTTCTTCAGCGATCCTGCGAACTTCTGGTTTTTCCAGGTGTCCCAGCGGGAACATGGTCTTAGCCAGTTGTTCTTGCGATAGTTGACTTAAGAAATAAGTTTGGTCCTTATTGTTGTCATTACCACGTAACATGTGGACTGTTCCATCTTCGTCTCGACTTACTTGAGCATAGTGGCCTGTTGCCACATAGTCTGCCCCCAGGCTCATAGCATAGTCTAAGAAGGCCTTGAACTTGATTTCCTTGTTACACATAACGTCAGGATTTGGGGTTCTTCCTGCCCTATATTCAGCCAAGAAGTACTCAAAAACCCTATCCCAGTATTCTTTTTCAAAGTTTACTGTATAGTAGGGGATGCCGATTTGATCAGCTACTGCTGCCACATCCTTATAGTCCTCAGTTGCCGTACAAACGCCGTCATCATCAGTATCATCCCAGTTTTTCATAAAGATTCCGACTACGTCGTAACCTTGTTCTTTTAAAAGAAGAGCAGTAACACTGGAATCTACTCCTCCGCTCATTCCAACAACAACACGTGTTTTTGAATTGTCCATATACACCATCTTTCTTGTAAAGTGAGATTAAAGGTCTACTTTACTTACCATTAATTTTTGCTTTGCATTGAAGGTGCAAGCCTTCGTATTATAACAAAAAAAATTAGCTAATAAAATAATGCTAACTAACAATTTTATGACATTTTTATTTTATAATTCAAAAGAAATTGATGTAATTTACAATTAGCTCAAAAGGTTGTACACTAGGCCTATGACTACAAAGGAGCGTAAAATGAATCATTATTTTTTTGACTTAGACGGAACCATTATCAATAGTGAAATCGGTATAAAAAATACTTTTAGGCATACCTTTAAGGAGCTGGGACTTGAAGAGCCAAGTGATGAAACTCTGACCTCTTTCATTGGTCCTAGCCTTGAGGTTACCTTCTCTCAGATGGGAGACCAGGATTTTGTTAATAGGGCCCTTGAAATTTATCGTTCCTACTATACCAAGTATGGGATGTTTGAAGCAGAAATCTACCCTGATATCCTTGAAACCATTGAAGAATTAAGAAAAAATGGTGCCAAAACCTATATTGCTACCAGTAAATATGAACCAGTTGCCCAAAAAACCCTTGAAGTTTTCAAAATAAACGACTACTTTGACGACTTAACTGGAAGCTTTGAAGGAAGACACACCAAGACTGCTGTTCTCAAAGAAGCCCTCAGAAAATCTCAGGCAGATAAAAACCAGAGTCTGATGATTGGTGATAGGTCCTACGATATTACTGGAGGCTCTGAAAATGGCCTACAAACAGTTGGCGTTCTTTACGGTTTTGGTGATCTGGAAGAGCTTGAGGCAGCAGATGCCAGCTATATTATTTCAAATCCCAAGGAGCTACTAGAAATCTAATGGAAAATATAAAATTTAAAAGTGTTTTTGATATCATAGGCCCTGTTATGATTGGACCAAGCTCCTCTCATACGGCTGGAGCAGTTAGGATTGGAAAAATTGTCCGCTCAATTTTTGGCGAGATGCCAAGCCAGGTTGATATTCACCTCTACCAAAGTTTTGCTAAAACCTATAAGGGGCATGGTACTGATGTTGCCCTAGTTGCAGGCCTCTTAGGTATGGATACTGATGACCCCCAGATACCTGAATCTTTAAAGATTGCCCACGACCAGGGAATGGAAGTATCTTGGATTATTGACCGGGAAGGAAAGACTAATCATCCCAATACTGCAAAAATTATCGTTAAGGGACAAAACCGAAGCATGTCTATTACAGGAATTTCAATCGGAGGTGGAAATATCCAGGTAACAGAGCTAAATGGTTTTGATATTGCCCTTAATATGAACACCCCTACCCTGATTATCGTCAACCAAGATATACCAGGAGTAATTGCTAAAATAACTAACTTTCTATCCCAAGCTAATATCAATGTTGCCCAAATGAATGTAACCCGTGAAAGTGCAGGAGAAAAGGCAATCATGATGATTGAGGTTGATTCACAGGATATAGGTGACGCCTTAGAAAAAATTAAGGCCATTCCCCATATTGAAAACGTCAACTTCTTTAAATAAAAACTGGAGTCTACAAAATGTTTTATTCAATTCAAGAATTAGTCTACCAGGCTAATCTTAACCACCAGGGAAGTATCCCTGAACTTATGATTGCAACCGAAGAAGAAATGACTGGTTGCAGCCGGGAAGAGATCATAAGCCTCATGGAAAGAAATCTTGAGGTAATGGTTGATTCTGTTAAAAAAGGCCTTGATCCCAAGCCATCGCCAACTGGACTTTCAGGAGGGGATGCTGCAAAGCTTGACCGCTACCTGCAAAAGGGAAGCAGCCTTTCTGACACAACAATTCTCTCAGCAGTCAGAAATGCCATGGCTGTCAATGAATTAAATGCTAAGATGGGACTAGTCTGTGCTACTCCTACAGCAGGTTCTGCCGGATGTGTTCCAAGTGTCCTTGTTGCAGCCAGCGAAAAGCTAAAGCTAAGTCCTAAAGAACAAATTGATTTCCTATTTACAGCAGGAGCCTTTGGACTTGTTATTGCTAACAATGCCTCGATTAGTGGAGCTGAAGGTGGTTGTCAGGCCGAAGTTGGTTCAGCCAGTGCCATGGCAGCTGCAGCCCTCACTCATGCAGCAGGAGGCTCAGCCTTTGAAGCTTCCCAGGCAGCAGCCTTTGTTATCAAAAACCTTCTGGGACTTATCTGTGACCCAGTTGCAGGGCTTGTTGAAGTACCCTGTGTTAAAAGAAATGCTCTAGGGGCAAGTTTTGCCTTTGTGGCAGCTGATATGGCCCTTGCTGGTATTGAATCAAAAATTCCAGTTGATGAGGTAATTCAAGCCATGTATCAGGTTGGTGTTGCCATGCCAACTGCCTTTAAGGAAACAGCTGAAGGTGGACTTGCTGCTACCCCTACCGGTCAAAGACTAATGGAAGAAATTTTCGGCCAATAAAAAGACGGAGAGATCCGTCTTTTTTATTTTGATTATTAAATTTATAAGTAACAAGAAAAACTATTACAGTTTGTAATACATCAGTTCTCCTATAAGATCAGCAAATAAGGTAAATAATTATTAGATTAAGAGGAAAAATTTACTTATCTTTCCCAGATTCTATTGTAATTACTAAAGAAAAATAGTATTATCGTTATACATTCTTTTTTTGGGCTATTTTTTTAGCTATATATGTTTGTTATCTAACAAACTTCGTATATTATAACAGATGAAGGAAAAAACTTTAGGAGAAGCTTATTTATGAATATTTTAAAGATGGCAGTTGAAACCCTAACCAAGGTTGAAGTTTTAAGTGCCATTACATCGACTGTCTTTATTATCCTTCTTGGATATTTTTGTAGGAAAAAGGGTATTTTCGATGCCCATGTTGGGAAAACTCTCTCAAAACTCGTACTTACTGTTGCCCTACCATGTCTTGCCTTCAACTCATTTATGCAAGATATCGACCCAGTAAAACTAGAACAAAGTATAAATGTTTTGATTTGGGGATTAGTTATCTATGTCCTTCTCATCTTCCTTTCAAAGCCATTATTTATGAAATACAAGGGTGATAAGCAAACAACCCTTAGGGTTCTAACAATTTTTGGATCAACTACCTTCTTTGGAACACCGATTGTCAGTGCAGTTTACGGTCCTCTTGGGGTTATGTATTCAAGCGTCTTTAATATCGGTTACCGTATCTTCCTTTATTCTTACGGCTATATTAAAATGAGTGGTCTTAAGATGGAAGCTAAGAATATCAAAACCATGTTTATGAACCCAATAATCATTGCAACCTTTGCAGGTCTTCTTATCTGGCTTTTCCAAGGATACCTTCCACAAACACATGTTACAGTAAATATTCCAGCGAGCGTTGAAAAAGGAAAGGTTGTAACTGAACAAGTTGTTAAAAGTTTTGCCATCCTTCGAATCGACCAAACCCTTCCTTGGCTCTTTAAACCAATGACCTTCCTAGCAGGACTTGCATCACCTCTTGCATGGTTATCAATTGGTACAACCCTTGGTGAGGTTGAATTCAAGAAAGCAGCATCAGATAAAACTTCTTGGTACTATTCATTTGTTAAAGTTATTATCGTGCCTCTTATTAATCTGGTTGCTCTAACTATTCTAACAGCAACAGGAATATTTAAAGTTGACTCAACAGC
Proteins encoded:
- a CDS encoding LTA synthase family protein, with translation MWKKRGVGLLFASLGLGLYALINGWLFESVDNVKINIFFKSIVGVICFLVPLLTILFSLLVVLGKKTNWSTLLKAGGLYLLSRIFHFLIVLTKNVNDKDFKLDGQLVFKIFVDWNIVAYVGFLIFLFFVFSRMKRFKTSLYDSWFSGFFDLKEEQVLTALFSLFIYLSPEIFSLLKAKFYYLNPLNNIDLIAVDRFTLLDFLNLTLREIFLFLVVVVVASSFVKGINGFSRNHVNWQLAFASSIFLAINANYLIQLSLANYTKIVGYSVLDGASLFQILTLFLIYYLIYLLVNRYIYASSLIIMLTGLLVFSNIEKFGLRGEPVYLTDFTWLKNFKSLISFINGGRIIGMFIVLLLVVGLTIFLQTKFLRGRVFQRKRKRIVLLAASIFCLWLIGDNTRKNPHLKVAVLSDFSKWQDGNILWLGNTPTANMKSLSFVWYRQLFTDPMDEPEGYSQKAVMEIRDRYIKRAEELNQSRKENIGDKTVIFVLSESLANPNRIPQVKLSQNPLPEIDKIKAGTASGLMISHGYGGGTANMEFEGLTGLNLDYFSPTITVVNNEIVPAMRFIPTLSDFFKEKIAIHLENAENYNRRNVYNQMGYNEFITLANSNMLALDVENYGVHPSDASSYNQVIDNLTTDPQFFSLITIQNHSPWVDVDGHITAELAKAGKDVNKTLSNYVNSIAQTDTDTEEFLSQLVDAPKDISVVFYGDHLPGIYPQSAFEKNQNLKYQTDYFIWNNRKGFENGKPIVRTSDFIPELLELLDTKVSPWYALQTDHFDQVPNQQMLGAKGELTADQEKIVSDFKMIQYDLTVGKHYLKKDDSFFQVKK
- a CDS encoding AEC family transporter, with translation MNILKMAVETLTKVEVLSAITSTVFIILLGYFCRKKGIFDAHVGKTLSKLVLTVALPCLAFNSFMQDIDPVKLEQSINVLIWGLVIYVLLIFLSKPLFMKYKGDKQTTLRVLTIFGSTTFFGTPIVSAVYGPLGVMYSSVFNIGYRIFLYSYGYIKMSGLKMEAKNIKTMFMNPIIIATFAGLLIWLFQGYLPQTHVTVNIPASVEKGKVVTEQVVKSFAILRIDQTLPWLFKPMTFLAGLASPLAWLSIGTTLGEVEFKKAASDKTSWYYSFVKVIIVPLINLVALTILTATGIFKVDSTALATIVIMMAAPTATVAAAYAISFDREAVLASNASLISTVLAVIMTPVWIVVLQMIG
- the mnmA gene encoding tRNA 2-thiouridine(34) synthase MnmA produces the protein MDNSKTRVVVGMSGGVDSSVTALLLKEQGYDVVGIFMKNWDDTDDDGVCTATEDYKDVAAVADQIGIPYYTVNFEKEYWDRVFEYFLAEYRAGRTPNPDVMCNKEIKFKAFLDYAMSLGADYVATGHYAQVSRDEDGTVHMLRGNDNNKDQTYFLSQLSQEQLAKTMFPLGHLEKPEVRRIAEEAGLATAKKKDSTGVCFIGEKNFKEFLSKYLPAKAGRMMTLDGRDMGPHAGLMYYTIGQRGGLGIGGQQGGDNEPWFVVGKDLTTNTLYVGQGFHHEHLYSTSLEASEVSFTRDMPEKFEFDCTAKFRYRQPDVPVTVKIDGDKAEVLFKEPVRAITPGQAVVFYDGPECLGGAMIDRAYKDCKVMQYQ
- a CDS encoding HAD-IA family hydrolase — protein: MNHYFFDLDGTIINSEIGIKNTFRHTFKELGLEEPSDETLTSFIGPSLEVTFSQMGDQDFVNRALEIYRSYYTKYGMFEAEIYPDILETIEELRKNGAKTYIATSKYEPVAQKTLEVFKINDYFDDLTGSFEGRHTKTAVLKEALRKSQADKNQSLMIGDRSYDITGGSENGLQTVGVLYGFGDLEELEAADASYIISNPKELLEI
- the sdaAB gene encoding L-serine ammonia-lyase, iron-sulfur-dependent subunit beta, giving the protein MENIKFKSVFDIIGPVMIGPSSSHTAGAVRIGKIVRSIFGEMPSQVDIHLYQSFAKTYKGHGTDVALVAGLLGMDTDDPQIPESLKIAHDQGMEVSWIIDREGKTNHPNTAKIIVKGQNRSMSITGISIGGGNIQVTELNGFDIALNMNTPTLIIVNQDIPGVIAKITNFLSQANINVAQMNVTRESAGEKAIMMIEVDSQDIGDALEKIKAIPHIENVNFFK
- the sdaAA gene encoding L-serine ammonia-lyase, iron-sulfur-dependent, subunit alpha, producing the protein MFYSIQELVYQANLNHQGSIPELMIATEEEMTGCSREEIISLMERNLEVMVDSVKKGLDPKPSPTGLSGGDAAKLDRYLQKGSSLSDTTILSAVRNAMAVNELNAKMGLVCATPTAGSAGCVPSVLVAASEKLKLSPKEQIDFLFTAGAFGLVIANNASISGAEGGCQAEVGSASAMAAAALTHAAGGSAFEASQAAAFVIKNLLGLICDPVAGLVEVPCVKRNALGASFAFVAADMALAGIESKIPVDEVIQAMYQVGVAMPTAFKETAEGGLAATPTGQRLMEEIFGQ